A genomic stretch from Sceloporus undulatus isolate JIND9_A2432 ecotype Alabama chromosome 5, SceUnd_v1.1, whole genome shotgun sequence includes:
- the GOLT1B gene encoding vesicle transport protein GOT1B, with protein MISLTDTQKIGMGLTGFGVFFLFFGMILFFDKALLAIGNVLFVAGLAFVIGLERTFRFFFQKHKMKATGFFLGGVLIVLIGWPLIGMVLEIYGFFLLFRGFFPVVVGFIRRIPVLGYLLNLPGISSLVDKAGESNNMV; from the exons atgATTTCCCTCACGGATACTCAGA aaattggAATGGGACTGAcaggttttggagtatttttccttttctttgggaTGATCCTATTTTTTGACAAAGCCCTTTTGGCTATCGGAAAC GTTTTATTTGTGGCTGGCCTCGCTTTTGTGATTGGCTTGGAAAGGACATTCAGATTTTTCTTCCAGAAGCACAAAATGAAAGCCACAGGCTTCTTTCTGGGTGGTGTACTTATAGTTCTAATTGGTTGGCCCTTAATAGGAATGGTCCTTGAAATTTACGGCTTCTTTCTCTTATTCAG gggCTTTTTTCCTGTTGTGGTTGGTTTTATTAGAAGAATTCCTGTTCTTGGATATCTCTTGAATTTACCTGGTATAAGTTCA
- the RECQL gene encoding ATP-dependent DNA helicase Q1 isoform X2, which translates to MATTLSVLQEELASVDSELQAVELQVQELLERQQELLKKKTVLAKKIKQFSDTESGSSKNTESAAESWNKEDFPWSTKVRDMLQSNFKLPRFRPLQLETINVTMAGKDVFLVMPTGGGKSLCYQLPAVCSGGFTLVICPLISLMEDQLMMLEQLEVSATLLNASSSKEHVKWVHAEMLSHSSQLKLIYVTPEKIAKSKMFMSKLEKAYQAGRLSRIAVDEVHCCSQWGHDFRPDYKLLGILKRQFPNASLIGLTATATSHVLCDAQKILCVQKCITFTASFNRPNLYYEVREKPSTAQDFIEDIVKLINRRYKGLSGIIYCFSQKDAEQVTMSLQKLGIKAGTYHANMEPKDKSKVHKHWSANEIQVVVATVAFGMGIDKPDVRFVIHHSMSKSMENYYQESGRAGRDDQKADCILYYGFGDIFRISTMVVMENVGQQKLYDMVSYCHSMSRCRRVLIAHHFDEAWDSANCNKMCDNCCREESFENMNVTGHCQDLIKILKQVDHMKEKFTPLKLTDAWLGKGLSKLGVRDVVAPKLPREVLERIIAHLILQQYLKEDFSFTAFATISYVKIGPRADLLKNKGHVINMQVITRKNSIAKVRSPQLSSPESLIRKKMEVTCKKQQNERKRTHSKNPTQAKKSKTAINEEESELMIIED; encoded by the exons ATGGCAACAACTCTTTCAG TGCTGCAAGAGGAACTTGCTTCTGTTGATAGTGAACTGCAGGCAGTGGAGCTCCAAGTTCAAGAACTTCTGGAACGTCAGCAGGAACTTCTTAAGAAGAAGACAGTCCtggcaaagaaaataaaacaattttctgATACTGAGAGTGGGAGCAGCAAAAATACTGAATCAGCAGCAGAAAGCTGGAACAAGGAAG ATTTTCCATGGTCCACAAAGGTCAGAGATATGTTGCAAAGTAACTTCAAGCTACCCAGATTTAGACCTTTGCAACTGGAAACTATCAATGTTACAATGGCAGGAAAAGATGTGTTCCTTGTTATGCCTACGGGTGGTGGAAAGAGTTTGTGTTATCAGCTACCAGCAGTCTGTTCTGGTG gttTCACACTTGTGATATGTCCTCTTATCTCACTTATGGAGGATCAGCTAATGATGTTAGAACAACTTGAAGTTTCTGCAACTTTACTGAATGCATCAAGCAGCAAG gaACATGTAAAATGGGTCCATGCTGAAATGCTGTCCCACAGTTCACAGCTAAAACTCATTTATGTGACCCCAGAGAAGATTGCAAAAAGCAAGATGTTTATGTCGAAGCTGGAAAAAGCTTATCAAGCAGGAAGGCTTTCACGCATTGCGGTGGATGAAGTCCATTGCTGCAGCCAGTGGGGACATGACTTCAGGCCTG ATTACAAATTACTTGGTATATTAAAGCGCCAGTTTCCCAATGCATCTTTGATTGGTTTGACTGCAACTGCAACTAGCCATGTTCTGTGTGATGCTCAGAAAATTCTTTGTGTTCAGAAGTGTATTACTTTCACAGCCTCATTTAACCGACCCAACCTGTATTATGAG GTTCGAGAAAAGCCATCAACTGCTCAAGATTTCATTGAAGACATTGTGAAGCTCATCAATAGACGATACAAAGGTCTTTCAG GAATTATCTACTGCTTTTCCCAGAAGGATGCTGAACAAGTTACAATGAGTTTACAAAAACTAGGGATCAAAGCAGGGACCTACCATGCAAATATGGAACCCAAAGATAAGAGCAAAGTTCACAAGCACTGGTCTGCCAACGAAATCCAG GTCGTAGTGGCCACTGTTGCCTTTGGCATGGGAATTGATAAACCAGATGTGAGATTTGTAATACATCATTCAATGAGCAAATCCATGGAAAACTATTACCAGGAGAGTGGACGTGCAG GTCGGGATGACCAGAAAGCTGACTGCATCTTATACTATGGTTTTGGGGACATATTCAGAATCAGCACAATGGTGGTgatggaaaatgtaggacaacagaaATTATATGACATGGTTTCCTATTGCCACAGCATGAGCAG ATGCCGTCGAGTGCTGATAGCTCATCACTTCGATGAGGCCTGGGATTCTGCCAACTGTAACAAAATGTGTGACAATTGCTGTCGAGAGGAGT CATTTGAAAATATGAATGTGACAGGGCACTGTCAGGATCTCATCAAGATTTTAAAGCAAGTGGACCACATGAAGGAGAAATTCACTCCTCTAAAATTGACTGATGCCTGGCTTGGGAAAGGTTTGTCAAAACTAGGAGTACGAGATGTTGTTGCTCCCAAGCTTCCACGTGAGGTACTGGAGAGAATCATTGCCCATTTGATACTGCAGCAGTACCTGAA GGAAGACTTTAGTTTTACAGCATTTGCTACAATATCCTATGTGAAGATAGGTCCCAGAGCTGATCTTCTGAAAAATAAGGGTCATGTTATCAATATGCAAGTGATAACAAGGAAAAACAGTATTGCTAAG GTCAGATCACCTCAATTATCCAGTCCAGAAAGCCTGATCCGAAAGAAAATGGAGGTTACatgcaaaaaacagcaaaatgaacgTAAACGGACTCATTCAAAAAATCCCACCCAAGCAAAAAAGTCTAAAACTGCCATAAATGAAGAAGAGAGTGAGCTTATGATCATAGAAGATTGA
- the RECQL gene encoding ATP-dependent DNA helicase Q1 isoform X1, with product MATTLSVLQEELASVDSELQAVELQVQELLERQQELLKKKTVLAKKIKQFSDTESGSSKNTESAAESWNKEDFPWSTKVRDMLQSNFKLPRFRPLQLETINVTMAGKDVFLVMPTGGGKSLCYQLPAVCSGGFTLVICPLISLMEDQLMMLEQLEVSATLLNASSSKEHVKWVHAEMLSHSSQLKLIYVTPEKIAKSKMFMSKLEKAYQAGRLSRIAVDEVHCCSQWGHDFRPDYKLLGILKRQFPNASLIGLTATATSHVLCDAQKILCVQKCITFTASFNRPNLYYEVREKPSTAQDFIEDIVKLINRRYKGLSGIIYCFSQKDAEQVTMSLQKLGIKAGTYHANMEPKDKSKVHKHWSANEIQVVVATVAFGMGIDKPDVRFVIHHSMSKSMENYYQESGRAGRDDQKADCILYYGFGDIFRISTMVVMENVGQQKLYDMVSYCHSMSRICVCRCRRVLIAHHFDEAWDSANCNKMCDNCCREESFENMNVTGHCQDLIKILKQVDHMKEKFTPLKLTDAWLGKGLSKLGVRDVVAPKLPREVLERIIAHLILQQYLKEDFSFTAFATISYVKIGPRADLLKNKGHVINMQVITRKNSIAKVRSPQLSSPESLIRKKMEVTCKKQQNERKRTHSKNPTQAKKSKTAINEEESELMIIED from the exons ATGGCAACAACTCTTTCAG TGCTGCAAGAGGAACTTGCTTCTGTTGATAGTGAACTGCAGGCAGTGGAGCTCCAAGTTCAAGAACTTCTGGAACGTCAGCAGGAACTTCTTAAGAAGAAGACAGTCCtggcaaagaaaataaaacaattttctgATACTGAGAGTGGGAGCAGCAAAAATACTGAATCAGCAGCAGAAAGCTGGAACAAGGAAG ATTTTCCATGGTCCACAAAGGTCAGAGATATGTTGCAAAGTAACTTCAAGCTACCCAGATTTAGACCTTTGCAACTGGAAACTATCAATGTTACAATGGCAGGAAAAGATGTGTTCCTTGTTATGCCTACGGGTGGTGGAAAGAGTTTGTGTTATCAGCTACCAGCAGTCTGTTCTGGTG gttTCACACTTGTGATATGTCCTCTTATCTCACTTATGGAGGATCAGCTAATGATGTTAGAACAACTTGAAGTTTCTGCAACTTTACTGAATGCATCAAGCAGCAAG gaACATGTAAAATGGGTCCATGCTGAAATGCTGTCCCACAGTTCACAGCTAAAACTCATTTATGTGACCCCAGAGAAGATTGCAAAAAGCAAGATGTTTATGTCGAAGCTGGAAAAAGCTTATCAAGCAGGAAGGCTTTCACGCATTGCGGTGGATGAAGTCCATTGCTGCAGCCAGTGGGGACATGACTTCAGGCCTG ATTACAAATTACTTGGTATATTAAAGCGCCAGTTTCCCAATGCATCTTTGATTGGTTTGACTGCAACTGCAACTAGCCATGTTCTGTGTGATGCTCAGAAAATTCTTTGTGTTCAGAAGTGTATTACTTTCACAGCCTCATTTAACCGACCCAACCTGTATTATGAG GTTCGAGAAAAGCCATCAACTGCTCAAGATTTCATTGAAGACATTGTGAAGCTCATCAATAGACGATACAAAGGTCTTTCAG GAATTATCTACTGCTTTTCCCAGAAGGATGCTGAACAAGTTACAATGAGTTTACAAAAACTAGGGATCAAAGCAGGGACCTACCATGCAAATATGGAACCCAAAGATAAGAGCAAAGTTCACAAGCACTGGTCTGCCAACGAAATCCAG GTCGTAGTGGCCACTGTTGCCTTTGGCATGGGAATTGATAAACCAGATGTGAGATTTGTAATACATCATTCAATGAGCAAATCCATGGAAAACTATTACCAGGAGAGTGGACGTGCAG GTCGGGATGACCAGAAAGCTGACTGCATCTTATACTATGGTTTTGGGGACATATTCAGAATCAGCACAATGGTGGTgatggaaaatgtaggacaacagaaATTATATGACATGGTTTCCTATTGCCACAGCATGAGCAG GATTTGTGTTTGCAGATGCCGTCGAGTGCTGATAGCTCATCACTTCGATGAGGCCTGGGATTCTGCCAACTGTAACAAAATGTGTGACAATTGCTGTCGAGAGGAGT CATTTGAAAATATGAATGTGACAGGGCACTGTCAGGATCTCATCAAGATTTTAAAGCAAGTGGACCACATGAAGGAGAAATTCACTCCTCTAAAATTGACTGATGCCTGGCTTGGGAAAGGTTTGTCAAAACTAGGAGTACGAGATGTTGTTGCTCCCAAGCTTCCACGTGAGGTACTGGAGAGAATCATTGCCCATTTGATACTGCAGCAGTACCTGAA GGAAGACTTTAGTTTTACAGCATTTGCTACAATATCCTATGTGAAGATAGGTCCCAGAGCTGATCTTCTGAAAAATAAGGGTCATGTTATCAATATGCAAGTGATAACAAGGAAAAACAGTATTGCTAAG GTCAGATCACCTCAATTATCCAGTCCAGAAAGCCTGATCCGAAAGAAAATGGAGGTTACatgcaaaaaacagcaaaatgaacgTAAACGGACTCATTCAAAAAATCCCACCCAAGCAAAAAAGTCTAAAACTGCCATAAATGAAGAAGAGAGTGAGCTTATGATCATAGAAGATTGA